A single window of Gossypium hirsutum isolate 1008001.06 chromosome A10, Gossypium_hirsutum_v2.1, whole genome shotgun sequence DNA harbors:
- the LOC107942118 gene encoding protein SRG1, producing MELKVVKASVEKGEGLGWGKSLLVPSIQEILKNDSQSVPERYIQEPKDRPLISQNLFDSLQVPVIDFSMLAQKDANEIRKLDLACKEWGFFQIINHGVREETMVNMKAAMAAFFELPFQEKSKCAKAANEIQGYGQNFVVSEKQKLDWCDMMFLKTFPHETRNFKYWPLTLPGFKEAVEEYSTEIRKVSNKIDANLSVLMGMDENGLKRKLGEFQQGIRMNYYPTCSRPDLVLGISPHSDGSLFTLLLQDDEINGLQIKHKKVWIDAKPIRNSLVVNIGDAIEILSNGMYKSIEHRAISNEKKPRMSIATFVMPGDEVQIGPLDSMVNGKHLPRSYRNIKYIDYIRQKFAMKMQGKAHTAIVKL from the exons ATGGAGCTCAAAGTTGTAAAAGCAAGTGTTGAGAAAGGTGAGGGATTGGGTTGGGGCAAATCTTTGCTAGTTCCAAGCATCCAAGAGATATTGAAGAATGATTCTCAATCAGTCCCTGAAAGATACATACAAGAACCGAAAGACAGGCCATTAATTTCTCAGAACCTGTTTGATTCACTTCAAGTCCCTGTCATAGATTTCTCCATGTTAGCTCAAAAGGATGCAAATGAAATAAGGAAGCTAGATCTTGCCTGCAAGGAGTGGGGCTTTTTCCAG ATAATAAATCATGGGGTTAGAGAGGAGACCATGGTTAACATGAAGGCAGCTATGGCAGCTTTCTTTGAATTGCCATTCCAAGAGAAATCCAAGTGTGCAAAGGCAGCTAATGAGATTCAAGGGTATGGGCAAAACTTTGTGGTCTCAGAGAAACAAAAACTTGATTGGTGTGACATGATGTTCTTAAAGACATTTCCCCATGAAACCAGGAATTTCAAGTATTGGCCACTCACTTTACCAGGTTTCAA AGAGGCGGTGGAAGAATATTCAACAGAAATACGAAAGGTTTCGAACAAGATCGATGCTAACTTATCGGTGTTAATGGGGATGGACGAAAATGGATTGAAAAGGAAGCTAGGAGAGTTTCAACAAGGAATACGAATGAACTATTATCCAACATGTTCAAGGCCTGATCTTGTTCTTGGTATTAGTCCTCATTCTGATGGAAGTCTATTCACTTTGCTACTACAAGATGATGAGATCAATGGCCTTCAAATTAAGCACAAAAAAGTATGGATTGATGCTAAACCAATCCGGAATTCTCTTGTGGTCAACATTGGTGATGCTATTGAG ATTCTGAGCAATGGAATGTATAAAAGCATTGAACATAGAGCCATCAGCAATGAGAAGAAACCCAGAATGTCAATTGCAACATTTGTGATGCCAGGTGATGAAGTCCAAATAGGTCCACTGGATTCAATGGTGAACGGGAAGCATCTCCCTAGAAGTTACAGAAACATCAAGTACATCGATTACATCAGGCAAAAGTTCGCCATGAAAATGCAGGGAAAAGCTCACACCGCCATTGTTAAGCTATAA
- the LOC107942113 gene encoding L-type lectin-domain containing receptor kinase S.4 gives MAKELIFFLVFLVFSSNPVFSHFIFNGFHDSGDQMSLNGVADITKNGLLRLTNISQRAIGRAFYSSPFQFKNSSNGKAFSFSTAFAFAMAPAYPTLGGHGLAFVLSPSKEIAGYHSQYLGLLNPSNHHGNKSSNPVFAVEFDTVSTIEFGDRDDNNVGIDLNSMHSNASVTAGYFLENSKVQELDLKSGKVIQAWIDYDSAINRLEVKLSTLSKKPKKSILHFDVDLSPFLHDSMFVGFSASTGKLASFHYILGWSFNMSGEAESLSLPSLPSLPRPKQNYTALILCVTFPAVLVMMSIVFIWFYLVRDMEDLDMIEAKDFEIGPQRFSYQELKKATRGFKDKELLGFGGFGRVYKGTLPTTNTQVAVKRISHESKQGIREFLSEIYSIGRLRHRNLVQFLGWCQRRRDLLLVYDFMPCGSLDKYLFDEPKQVLSWEHRFKIIKGVASGLLYLHEEWEQTVIHRDIKAGNILLDSELNGRLGDFGLAKLYDHGSNPGSTTVVGTLGYLAPELTRTGKPSTSTDVFAFGALLLEVACGRRPIDPKALLEELILVEWVYEKWQSGAVLEVVDSKLNGDFDECEAILVIKLGLMCSNEVPEARPTMKQVVRYLEGEVALPELVPSPGGYDRKEGNRSGSIAFEDYVHSYRNSSCACSSAFEDQDIDVEAGLTTHINLSRGNGR, from the coding sequence ATGGCAAAAGAGTTGatatttttcttggtttttcttGTTTTTTCATCGAACCCAGTTTTTTCTCACTTCATCTTCAACGGGTTTCATGATTCAGGCGACCAAATGAGCTTAAATGGAGTTGCAGACATTACAAAGAATGGGTTACTCCgtttaaccaatattagccaacgTGCAATTGGCAGAGCTTTTTACTCATCTCCTTTTCAGTTCAAGAACTCCAGCAATGGcaaagctttttctttttcaacagcTTTTGCTTTCGCCATGGCTCCTGCGTACCCAACCCTTGGCGGCCATGGCCTTGCTTTTGTTCTTTCTCCTTCAAAAGAAATTGCAGGTTATCACAGTCAATATCTAGGCTTGCTTAATCCAAGTAATCATCATGGGAATAAATCAAGTAACCCTGTTTTTGCAGTAGAGTTTGATACTGTGAGCACTATAGAGTTTGGTGATAGAGATGATAATAATGTTGGCATTGATTTGAATAGCATGCATTCAAATGCTTCAGTTACTGCTGGATATTTCCTTGAGAACTCAAAAGTGCAAGAGTTGGATCTCAAGAGTGGGAAAGTGATTCAAGCTTGGATTGATTATGATTCAGCTATAAATCGATTAGAGGTTAAGCTTTCAACTTTATCTAAGAAACCCAAAAAATCAATCTTGCATTTTGATGTTGATCTCTCACCATTTCTCCATGATTCCATGTTTGTGGGGTTTTCAGCTTCAACAGGTAAGCTTGCAAGCTTTCACTACATCTTGGGATGGAGTTTTAACATGAGTGGAGAGGCTGAATCTTTGTCTTTACCTTCTTTACCTTCACTTCCAAGGCCTAAACAAAACTACACTGCCTTAATCCTATGTGTCACATTTCCAGCTGTTCTTGTAATGATGTCAATTGTTTTCATCTGGTTTTACCTTGTTAGGGACATGGAGGATTTAGACATGATTGAGGCTAAGGACTTTGAGATTGGTCCTCAAAGGTTTTCTTATCAAGAACTCAAGAAAGCAACAAGGGGTTTCAAAGACAAAGAGCTACTTGGTTTTGGTGGATTTGGCAGAGTTTACAAAGGAACTCTGCCAACCACAAACACTCAAGTTGCTGTCAAACGAATCTCTCATGAATCAAAGCAAGGGATAAGAGAATTCTTGTCTGAGATTTATAGTATCGGTCGTCTTCGCCATAGAAATCTTGTTCAGTTTCTAGGATGGTGTCAACGCAGACGTGATCTCTTATTAGTCTATGATTTTATGCCTTGTGGTAGCTTGGATAAGTACCTGTTTGATGAGCCAAAACAAGTTTTAAGTTGGGAACATAGGTTCAAGATCATCAAAGGTGTGGCTTCAGGTCTTTTGTATTTGCATGAAGAATGGGAACAAACTGTAATTCATAGAGACATCAAGGCAGGCAATATTCTGTTAGATTCTGAGCTAAATGGAAGACTTGGTGACTTTGGTTTAGCCAAGTTATATGACCACGGCTCGAACCCGGGCTCGACCACGGTGGTTGGTACGTTGGGGTACTTGGCACCTGAGCTTACAAGAACTGGTAAGCCTAGTACAAGTACTGATGTGTTTGCATTTGGTGCACTTTTGCTTGAAGTGGCATGTGGGAGGAGACCTATTGACCCAAAGGCATTGCTTGAGGAGCTGATCTTGGTGGAGTGGGTGTATGAGAAGTGGCAAAGTGGGGCAGTTCTTGAAGTTGTGGATTCAAAATTGAATGGCGACTTTGATGAGTGTGAGGCTATTCTTGTGATTAAACTCGGCTTGATGTGCTCCAATGAAGTGCCAGAGGCGAGGCCTACAATGAAGCAAGTTGTAAGGTACTTGGAGGGGGAAGTGGCACTGCCAGAACTGGTGCCATCACCTGGTGGATATGATAGAAAGGAGGGCAATCGAAGTGGCAGTATCGCTTTCGAAGATTATGTGCATTCATATCGAAATTCATCGTGCGCATGCTCATCAGCTTTTGAAGACCAGGACATAGATGTTGAAGCAGGTTTAACAACACATATCAATCTCAGCAGAGGAAATGGCAGATAG
- the LOC107942116 gene encoding thaumatin-like protein, giving the protein MPESSNHFIIFLFFSCIFVSTDAIQLVLVNNCKETIWPGILAGAGHETPRDGGFPLNCGEQTTLELPERWSGRIWPRQGCCFDETGKDSCQTGDCSGLLQCQGVGGNPPATLVEMTLGGPTSGLHYYDVSLVDGFNVPVSMVPIGGGVGCGVAACEADLNVCCPAALVVKKEGKVVGCKSACLAAKTDRYCCTGEFGDPKSCKPTIFAHLFKAICPRAYSYAFDDASSLKTCRAPRYLITFCPPN; this is encoded by the exons atGCCAGAATCTTCAAatcatttcatcatcttcttgttTTTTTCCTGCATTTTCGTTTCCACAG ATGCCATCCAACTGGTACTAGTAAACAACTGCAAAGAAACAATATGGCCAGGAAtcctcgccggcgccggccacgAAACACCCCGAGACGGCGGCTTCCCTCTCAACTGCGGCGAACAAACAACCCTCGAACTCCCTGAAAGATGGTCGGGTCGAATCTGGCCAAGACAAGGTTGCTGTTTCGACGAAACCGGCAAAGACTCATGTCAAACAGGTGATTGTTCAGGCCTTTTACAATGCCAAGGCGTCGGCGGAAACCCACCGGCAACGCTCGTTGAAATGACACTCGGTGGTCCAACATCGGGTCTACATTACTACGACGTGAGCTTAGTCGATGGATTCAATGTCCCCGTCTCAATGGTCCCTATAGGTGGTGGCGTTGGGTGTGGAGTAGCCGCCTGTGAGGCTGATTTAAACGTTTGTTGCCCGGCGGCATTGGTGGTGAAGAAAGAAGGGAAAGTGGTGGGGTGTAAGAGTGCTTGTTTAGCTGCTAAAACCGATAGGTATTGTTGCACCGGTGAGTTTGGGGATCCAAAAAGCTGTAAGCCCACCATTTTTGCTCATCTTTTTAAAGCTATTTGTCCAAGAGCTTACAGCTACGCTTTTGACGATGCTTCAAGTCTTAAAACTTGTAGGGCTCCTAGGTATCTCATTACCTTTTGTCCTCCTAATTGA